A window of Leptotrichia wadei contains these coding sequences:
- a CDS encoding type II toxin-antitoxin system RelE family toxin, with translation MKYCYLKYAAKKLQKTDKNTSKKIYDFLKKINNSENPRIKGEVLSHNLKGYWKYKPLKDYRIIVEIQDDKLIVLVVEIEHRSKVYLILNKLKKAFLK, from the coding sequence ATAAAGTATTGCTATCTAAAATATGCTGCAAAAAAATTACAAAAGACGGATAAAAATACAAGTAAAAAAATTTATGATTTTCTGAAAAAAATAAACAATTCTGAAAATCCAAGAATTAAAGGAGAGGTTTTGAGCCATAATTTAAAAGGGTATTGGAAGTATAAACCATTAAAAGATTACAGGATAATAGTTGAAATACAAGATGATAAGTTAATAGTTTTAGTTGTTGAAATAGAGCATAGAAGTAAAGTGTATCTGATTTTAAATAAATTAAAAAAGGCGTTTTTAAAATAA
- the rplU gene encoding 50S ribosomal protein L21: MFAVIKTGGKQYKVEVGTVLKVEKLAADVDSDIEINEVLLVGEGDNVKVGTPVVEGAKVVATVKSHGKADKKINFKYNKKTYYRKKGHRQLFTAIEIKSINA, encoded by the coding sequence ATGTTTGCAGTAATTAAAACAGGTGGAAAACAATACAAAGTAGAAGTTGGAACTGTATTAAAAGTTGAAAAATTAGCAGCTGATGTTGATTCAGACATCGAAATTAATGAAGTTCTATTAGTTGGAGAAGGAGATAACGTAAAAGTTGGAACTCCAGTTGTGGAAGGAGCTAAAGTTGTAGCTACAGTTAAATCGCATGGAAAAGCTGATAAAAAAATTAACTTTAAATATAACAAAAAAACTTACTATAGAAAAAAAGGACACAGACAATTATTTACAGCAATTGAAATTAAATCAATTAATGCTTAA
- a CDS encoding P-II family nitrogen regulator, translated as MKKIEVIIRSDKLEDLKDALTKAKVKGMTVSQVLGHGNQKGYTESFRGQKITPTLLAKLKIEIITQDDNVEKLVDIIINAVYTGEVGDGKIFILPIDDVIRIRTKERGKDAL; from the coding sequence ATGAAAAAAATAGAAGTTATAATTCGTTCTGATAAATTAGAAGATTTAAAAGACGCATTGACAAAAGCCAAAGTCAAAGGAATGACAGTAAGCCAAGTTTTGGGACACGGAAATCAAAAGGGCTACACGGAAAGTTTTCGTGGGCAAAAAATTACGCCGACATTACTGGCTAAATTAAAAATTGAAATAATTACTCAAGATGACAATGTTGAAAAATTAGTTGACATTATAATAAATGCCGTTTATACTGGAGAAGTTGGAGATGGGAAAATATTTATTTTGCCAATAGACGACGTGATTAGAATTAGAACAAAAGAGAGAGGAAAAGACGCATTGTAA
- a CDS encoding FAD-dependent oxidoreductase, translating into MKIIVIGGGAAGMMFSTQYKKANPEDEIILFEKSSYVAWAGCPTPYFIADELKKSDVLHGTPEDFINRGINVKIHHEVTKIDFENKTLTVKGNEINGTISYDKLVIAVGAKSFVPNIAGYSQNLENVFTLSHAEHAFKIKDFLNENKSRLKNAVVVGAGFIGLEMAESFRKNGLNVTLIEKADQIFPNVSENLKKRIYKEIEKNNVTLKLNSGVSEIISENNVAKSVKLDNGETVDFDIALFSIGITPNIDFLPKELKTDSGKITVNDKFETNIKDVYAIGDCIFNKYYKTDRNLYAPFGDVANKHGMFLAKHLSGKNVSWKGLIRSFATSFYDVKLAQTGLSLKEALELGYNADVVSMKAMYKNSGFEDSVPASAEIIYDKDKKIVLGGAMAGKEAVAQFVDQIAIVITLETPIEKFIEIDFAYSPTNASVWNPLLVTYRKVIK; encoded by the coding sequence ATGAAAATAATTGTAATTGGAGGCGGAGCAGCTGGAATGATGTTTTCGACTCAATATAAAAAGGCAAATCCTGAAGATGAAATTATTTTATTTGAAAAATCATCTTATGTAGCTTGGGCTGGATGTCCAACACCTTATTTTATCGCTGATGAATTGAAAAAAAGCGATGTCTTGCACGGCACGCCTGAAGATTTTATAAATCGTGGAATTAATGTAAAAATTCATCACGAAGTTACAAAAATAGATTTTGAAAATAAAACTTTAACAGTAAAAGGCAATGAAATTAACGGAACAATTTCTTATGACAAATTGGTAATTGCTGTTGGAGCAAAATCATTTGTACCAAATATTGCTGGATATTCTCAAAATTTGGAAAATGTATTTACTTTATCACATGCAGAGCATGCCTTTAAAATAAAGGATTTCCTAAATGAAAATAAATCAAGATTAAAAAATGCAGTTGTTGTAGGAGCTGGATTCATTGGGCTGGAAATGGCTGAATCATTTAGAAAAAATGGATTAAATGTTACACTAATTGAAAAGGCTGACCAAATTTTTCCAAATGTTTCTGAAAATTTGAAAAAAAGAATTTATAAGGAAATAGAAAAAAACAACGTTACATTAAAATTAAATTCAGGAGTTTCGGAAATTATTTCTGAAAACAATGTAGCAAAATCAGTAAAATTAGACAATGGAGAAACTGTGGATTTTGATATTGCATTATTTAGCATCGGAATTACTCCAAATATTGATTTTCTTCCTAAAGAATTAAAAACCGATTCTGGAAAAATTACTGTAAATGACAAATTTGAAACAAATATTAAAGATGTATATGCAATTGGAGATTGTATTTTTAACAAATATTACAAAACTGACAGAAATTTATATGCACCATTTGGAGATGTGGCAAATAAGCATGGAATGTTCCTTGCGAAACATTTATCAGGAAAAAATGTGAGCTGGAAAGGATTGATCCGTTCTTTTGCAACTTCATTTTATGATGTGAAACTGGCACAAACTGGACTTTCACTAAAAGAAGCACTAGAATTAGGATATAATGCCGACGTTGTTTCAATGAAAGCAATGTATAAAAATTCAGGATTTGAAGATTCTGTTCCTGCAAGTGCAGAAATTATTTACGACAAAGATAAAAAAATCGTTCTAGGTGGAGCAATGGCTGGAAAGGAAGCAGTTGCTCAATTTGTGGATCAAATAGCTATTGTAATTACTCTTGAAACTCCTATTGAAAAATTCATAGAAATTGACTTTGCATATTCTCCAACAAACGCAAGTGTTTGGAATCCGTTGTTGGTAACGTACAGAAAAGTTATTAAATAA
- a CDS encoding AzlD domain-containing protein, producing MNNLEVFKVVVISALVTVALRLLPLFVKIPKNPIMNKFFEALPYSVLALMVFPDIFTSGGTSPYDIVKILIGMGVVAFLSLKRFGLGIIVSVSLVMIFLFDLAKIYL from the coding sequence ATGAATAACTTAGAAGTTTTTAAAGTAGTTGTCATTTCAGCATTGGTAACGGTGGCTTTAAGACTGCTGCCACTGTTTGTGAAGATTCCGAAAAATCCAATAATGAATAAATTTTTTGAAGCGTTGCCGTATTCGGTACTGGCACTTATGGTTTTTCCAGACATTTTCACTTCAGGTGGGACAAGTCCTTATGACATTGTAAAAATACTGATTGGAATGGGTGTCGTTGCTTTTTTATCATTAAAAAGATTTGGACTTGGAATTATTGTTTCGGTGTCGCTTGTTATGATATTTTTATTTGATTTGGCAAAGATTTATTTGTAA
- a CDS encoding amino acid ABC transporter permease, whose amino-acid sequence MEDLEKTRKIIKTTFFMAVVVITVLLVFPHDMQPHEWEIYASSYFVTTLGLTVIGAAIGILFGMLLAFFKFQKTGNEVFNMIKDAVIDEYVDIMRGTPMMLQLLTLSFVIVVFNNYWVAAIALGLNSAAYVEETIRSGIESIDRGQMEAARATGMPYRMAMNEIIMPQAVKNILPALVNEFINLFKETSIVGYISVMDVTMNSKSLQAAYYSIKPILFTGVVYYISVKLFSFIGKRLEMKLKEND is encoded by the coding sequence ATGGAGGATTTAGAAAAAACTAGGAAAATAATAAAAACAACATTTTTTATGGCAGTAGTCGTGATTACAGTACTTCTTGTATTTCCACATGATATGCAGCCTCATGAATGGGAAATTTATGCAAGCAGCTATTTTGTGACTACTCTTGGTCTTACGGTTATTGGTGCGGCTATTGGAATATTATTTGGAATGCTTTTAGCATTTTTCAAATTTCAGAAAACAGGTAATGAAGTTTTTAATATGATAAAGGATGCAGTTATTGATGAATACGTTGATATAATGCGTGGAACACCAATGATGTTACAATTATTGACACTTTCTTTTGTAATAGTAGTTTTTAATAATTATTGGGTAGCTGCAATTGCTCTTGGACTTAATAGTGCAGCTTATGTTGAAGAAACAATCCGTTCAGGAATTGAAAGTATTGATAGGGGTCAAATGGAAGCTGCAAGAGCTACAGGGATGCCTTATAGGATGGCAATGAATGAAATTATAATGCCACAAGCTGTAAAAAATATTTTACCTGCTCTTGTAAATGAATTTATAAATTTATTTAAGGAAACTTCTATTGTGGGATATATTAGCGTTATGGATGTTACAATGAATAGTAAAAGTTTACAGGCTGCTTATTATAGTATAAAACCTATATTATTTACAGGTGTAGTTTATTATATAAGTGTAAAATTATTCTCGTTTATTGGGAAACGATTGGAGATGAAGTTAAAGGAAAATGATTAG
- the polA gene encoding DNA polymerase I, with protein MKRAVILDTSAIMYRSHFALMGMRNSSGMSTGATFGFINTLESVIREFRPDYLVACLDVKRDELERTEELETYKAHRESMPEELVMQIDTIMKVLDGYRIPKYKKAGQEADDVIATFATKFSNDADEEIEVFVITGDKDLAQLVDEKINIALLGKGDKNSAFKQIKTDEDVVEYLGVTPDKIPDLFGLMGDKSDGIPGVAGIGPKNGAKLITAYGNLEGIYENIDEIKGKQKEKLLTDRENAFISRELATVKKELNVEYDKNKLKFEEKDFDSLLKLYEELDFKRFSKAIQEEREKLQSEGQEGLTEGEKGILEKNKRLNEDKLEKERLEQEKEEIKRQELEYDRENPIFDGISHFYEQVEYEHNSEMDKKMDEIQELKGKLIAEYEDQKKKAEENVMESQKSEKNRKVKGGKIYFERNYGKVMSWNEAYSVIEKMDKKVAIFENMLGISICDEKTNIVLLDSELQDILQNDNQENVESGAQINLFALSNSADEKKNNKKNIENIYKLLSEKEIIAYNVKEYMKNGESEYFGYSVGGKTYGINNNRFGIKCTEYFDILLARYVLGTESLQEIEEIILDEFEVEIATFEEKFKKERRKKNFSNVSDNVISEFLSKRTFFIYKLETILKNRLQNEQFLNIFDKLESRLIPVLAQMEETGIKIDKKYFGEFQNELEEKINMLQNEIYELAGEEFNIDSPQQLGEVLFEKLQIPSGKKTKTGYSTNVEVLEMIANNGELAEDKRMIGKKLLEYRAYKKLLSTYIEPIPKLADKEDRIHTTFNQNGTSTGRLSSANPNLQNIPVRTDDGIRIRTGFVAKEGHSLISFDYSQIELRVLAELSKDKHLVQAYQDDQDLHSLTARKIFFKTEEDEISRNERSIAKVINFSILYGKTPFGLSKELGITVQEASQYIRTYFEEYPRVRKFLEIVTETAKLHGFVETFYGTRRYISGINAKNKNIQAQAVRMAVNTVVQGTAANIIKKVMIELHEEFKNDKNIKMLLQVHDELIFEVCDEFSKEYMEKIEKIMENTVKFKKVPLKANGSVAKNWGLLK; from the coding sequence TTGAAGAGAGCAGTTATATTGGATACGAGTGCGATTATGTATAGAAGCCATTTTGCACTGATGGGGATGAGAAATAGCAGCGGAATGTCTACTGGAGCTACATTCGGATTTATTAATACTCTAGAAAGTGTAATTAGGGAATTCAGACCTGATTATCTGGTGGCTTGTCTGGATGTGAAAAGGGATGAGCTGGAGAGAACTGAAGAACTGGAAACTTATAAGGCGCATAGGGAAAGTATGCCAGAAGAGCTTGTTATGCAGATTGATACTATTATGAAGGTTTTGGATGGGTATAGGATTCCAAAATACAAGAAGGCTGGGCAGGAAGCGGATGATGTGATTGCTACATTTGCTACGAAATTTTCTAATGATGCTGATGAGGAAATCGAGGTTTTTGTAATAACTGGGGATAAGGATTTGGCGCAGCTTGTGGATGAGAAAATTAATATCGCTTTGCTTGGAAAGGGTGACAAAAATTCTGCATTTAAGCAAATAAAAACTGATGAAGATGTGGTTGAATATCTGGGAGTTACACCTGATAAGATACCTGATTTGTTTGGGCTTATGGGAGATAAGTCAGATGGAATTCCAGGAGTTGCTGGAATTGGACCTAAAAATGGAGCGAAACTTATTACAGCTTATGGCAATTTGGAAGGAATTTATGAAAATATTGATGAAATTAAGGGAAAACAGAAGGAAAAATTGCTGACTGATAGGGAAAATGCCTTTATAAGTCGGGAACTTGCAACTGTTAAAAAGGAACTTAATGTTGAATATGATAAAAATAAATTGAAATTTGAGGAAAAGGATTTTGATAGTCTTTTGAAATTGTATGAAGAACTGGATTTTAAAAGGTTTTCTAAAGCGATACAGGAAGAAAGGGAAAAATTGCAAAGTGAAGGTCAAGAGGGGCTTACAGAGGGAGAGAAGGGAATTTTAGAAAAAAATAAAAGATTAAATGAAGATAAACTGGAAAAAGAGAGATTAGAGCAGGAAAAGGAAGAAATTAAAAGGCAGGAATTGGAGTATGATAGAGAAAATCCGATTTTTGATGGAATTTCACATTTTTATGAGCAGGTTGAATATGAGCATAATTCGGAAATGGATAAAAAAATGGATGAGATTCAGGAATTGAAGGGGAAATTGATTGCAGAATATGAAGATCAGAAAAAAAAAGCTGAAGAAAACGTGATGGAAAGTCAAAAAAGTGAAAAAAATAGAAAAGTTAAAGGAGGAAAAATATATTTTGAGAGAAATTACGGGAAAGTTATGAGCTGGAATGAGGCTTATTCTGTGATTGAAAAAATGGATAAAAAAGTAGCGATTTTTGAAAATATGCTTGGAATCTCCATTTGCGATGAAAAGACAAATATTGTGCTTTTAGATAGTGAACTTCAGGATATTTTGCAAAATGATAATCAAGAAAATGTAGAATCTGGAGCACAAATTAATTTGTTTGCTTTAAGTAATAGTGCTGATGAGAAGAAAAATAATAAAAAAAATATTGAAAATATTTATAAATTATTGAGTGAAAAAGAAATTATCGCCTATAATGTGAAAGAATATATGAAAAATGGGGAAAGTGAGTATTTTGGCTATTCTGTTGGCGGAAAAACTTATGGGATAAATAATAACAGGTTTGGGATAAAATGTACTGAATATTTTGATATTTTGCTTGCAAGATATGTACTGGGAACGGAAAGTTTACAGGAAATTGAGGAAATAATTCTAGATGAATTTGAAGTGGAGATTGCTACTTTTGAGGAAAAGTTTAAAAAGGAGAGAAGAAAAAAGAATTTTAGTAATGTTTCAGATAATGTGATTTCTGAATTTTTATCAAAGAGAACGTTTTTTATTTATAAATTGGAAACAATTTTAAAAAATAGATTGCAAAATGAGCAATTTCTAAATATTTTTGATAAATTGGAAAGTCGGTTAATACCAGTGTTGGCACAGATGGAGGAAACTGGGATAAAAATTGATAAAAAGTATTTTGGAGAATTTCAAAATGAGCTGGAAGAAAAGATAAATATGCTTCAAAATGAAATTTATGAACTTGCTGGTGAAGAATTTAATATTGATTCGCCACAGCAACTGGGGGAAGTTTTGTTTGAAAAATTGCAGATTCCATCGGGAAAAAAGACAAAAACTGGATATTCGACAAATGTGGAAGTTCTGGAAATGATTGCTAACAATGGGGAATTGGCAGAAGATAAGCGGATGATTGGGAAAAAATTACTGGAATACAGAGCTTATAAGAAATTATTGTCTACTTATATTGAGCCGATTCCAAAGTTGGCGGATAAAGAGGACAGAATTCATACGACTTTTAATCAAAATGGAACATCTACTGGTCGGCTTTCCTCGGCAAATCCAAATTTACAGAATATTCCTGTGAGAACAGATGATGGAATCAGGATTCGTACAGGTTTTGTCGCAAAGGAAGGGCATAGCTTGATTTCATTTGACTATTCTCAAATTGAACTGAGAGTTTTGGCTGAATTATCGAAGGATAAGCATTTGGTGCAGGCTTATCAGGATGATCAGGATTTACATAGCTTGACGGCTAGAAAAATATTTTTTAAAACAGAAGAAGATGAAATTTCAAGAAATGAAAGAAGCATCGCAAAAGTAATTAACTTTAGTATTCTTTATGGGAAAACTCCGTTTGGACTGTCTAAGGAACTGGGAATTACAGTTCAGGAGGCTTCACAATATATCAGGACATATTTTGAGGAGTATCCAAGAGTTAGAAAATTTTTGGAAATTGTGACAGAGACGGCTAAGCTTCATGGGTTTGTGGAAACTTTTTATGGAACGAGAAGATATATTAGTGGAATTAATGCAAAAAATAAAAATATTCAGGCACAAGCTGTGAGAATGGCGGTAAATACTGTTGTTCAGGGAACAGCGGCGAATATTATAAAAAAAGTCATGATTGAGCTTCATGAAGAATTTAAAAATGATAAAAATATCAAAATGCTTCTTCAAGTTCACGATGAGCTGATTTTTGAAGTCTGTGATGAATTTTCTAAGGAATATATGGAAAAAATTGAGAAAATTATGGAAAATACAGTTAAGTTTAAGAAAGTTCCGTTGAAAGCTAATGGAAGTGTGGCTAAAAACTGGGGATTGTTAAAGTAA
- the udk gene encoding uridine kinase, whose product MSYQTIIVGIAGGTGSGKTSVTQAIIENLERTGIHSILLEQDSYYKRNDHLTYEQRTKLNYDHPDAIDFDLLEKHILALKDGKSIEKPIYDFQVHNRINETQHIEPANLIIVEGILVLAIAKIRDLFDAKLFVDTDDDERLLRRIERDLNERARSFESIKNQYINTVKPMHLEFVEPSKRYADVIIPRGKDNKVGIKMVASRLRYLFNKLNKK is encoded by the coding sequence ATGAGCTATCAAACTATAATTGTCGGAATTGCAGGAGGGACTGGTTCTGGTAAAACTAGTGTAACTCAAGCTATAATTGAAAATTTGGAAAGAACGGGGATTCATTCGATTTTACTTGAACAGGATTCCTATTATAAAAGAAATGACCATTTAACTTATGAGCAAAGGACTAAATTGAATTATGACCATCCAGATGCGATTGATTTTGATTTGCTTGAAAAGCATATTTTGGCATTAAAAGACGGAAAATCCATTGAAAAACCTATTTATGATTTCCAAGTTCATAACAGAATTAATGAGACTCAACATATTGAGCCTGCAAATTTAATTATTGTGGAGGGAATTTTAGTACTTGCCATTGCAAAAATTAGAGATCTTTTTGATGCAAAATTATTTGTGGATACTGATGATGATGAAAGACTTTTAAGAAGAATTGAAAGGGATTTAAATGAACGTGCTAGAAGTTTTGAAAGTATAAAAAATCAGTATATAAATACTGTAAAACCGATGCACTTGGAGTTTGTTGAACCTTCTAAAAGATATGCAGACGTTATAATTCCACGTGGAAAAGATAATAAGGTGGGAATAAAAATGGTAGCGAGCAGACTTCGATATTTATTTAATAAATTAAATAAAAAATAA
- a CDS encoding AzlC family ABC transporter permease has translation MINTEKYLKGLKAGIGMGIAYIPFGLTVGLIAKNNGMYTIVTAAMSFGIYAGGSEAMLLKMVYVQHSTAIEVIISVLMINLRYLLLNLLIFRQLKNGTKLFEKILVGVGLTDETITYAIIKGENSPWYIIGLNTVPYFCYAGSSVLGSLFGNMIPEVFRASLSFILYSIYFSLLVMSLQKLPKFFEVVIYVISAKLVFMYLPILNKVSSGWAMILIMIGSSLIYAVRHRKDEVKENE, from the coding sequence ATGATTAATACAGAAAAATATCTAAAAGGCCTAAAAGCTGGAATCGGAATGGGAATTGCATATATTCCGTTTGGTCTTACAGTTGGGCTGATTGCTAAAAATAACGGAATGTATACGATTGTCACGGCAGCAATGTCATTCGGAATTTATGCCGGCGGCTCGGAAGCTATGCTTTTGAAAATGGTTTATGTGCAGCATTCTACAGCGATTGAAGTCATAATTTCAGTACTTATGATAAATTTGAGATATTTGCTTTTAAATTTACTGATTTTCAGGCAATTAAAAAATGGAACTAAATTATTTGAAAAAATACTGGTTGGAGTTGGACTTACTGATGAAACGATAACTTATGCGATTATAAAGGGAGAAAATTCTCCTTGGTATATCATTGGGCTAAATACAGTTCCATATTTTTGCTATGCTGGAAGCTCTGTTCTAGGCTCACTTTTTGGAAATATGATACCTGAAGTTTTTCGTGCAAGTCTAAGTTTTATTTTATATTCAATATATTTTAGTTTGCTTGTGATGTCACTGCAAAAATTACCAAAGTTTTTTGAAGTTGTAATTTATGTAATTTCCGCAAAACTTGTATTTATGTATTTGCCAATTTTAAATAAGGTAAGTAGTGGATGGGCGATGATTTTAATTATGATAGGTTCAAGTTTAATTTATGCGGTAAGACATAGAAAGGATGAGGTAAAAGAAAATGAATAA
- a CDS encoding SDR family NAD(P)-dependent oxidoreductase, whose protein sequence is MNRNIFITGATSGIGKETAYAFAKNGDNVILCARNLDKLKEIKADIDRKYGTNAYIFVLDVTKYNDVVKFTKKILEDVKKVDILINNAGLALGLDKFQDYDIADIEQMINTNVKGLLYVTRQILPSMVANNAGHIINIGSTAGIYAYAGAAVYCATKSAVKVLSDGIRIDTIDKNIKVTTVQPGIVETNFSNVRFHGNMEQAKKVYEGVEALKPEDIANTILYIANQPKHVQISDITIMATNQATGFNIYRKK, encoded by the coding sequence ATGAATAGAAATATTTTTATTACTGGTGCTACAAGTGGAATTGGGAAGGAAACTGCTTATGCATTTGCTAAAAATGGAGATAATGTAATTTTGTGTGCCAGAAATTTGGATAAGTTGAAGGAAATTAAGGCTGATATTGATAGAAAATATGGTACTAATGCATATATTTTTGTGCTTGATGTCACAAAGTATAATGATGTTGTGAAATTTACTAAAAAAATACTGGAAGATGTGAAGAAAGTTGATATACTGATAAATAATGCAGGGCTTGCTCTAGGGCTGGATAAGTTTCAAGATTATGATATTGCGGATATTGAACAGATGATAAATACAAATGTGAAGGGGCTATTGTATGTTACAAGACAGATTTTGCCTAGCATGGTTGCAAATAATGCAGGGCATATTATAAATATTGGATCGACTGCTGGAATTTATGCTTATGCAGGGGCTGCTGTATATTGCGCTACAAAATCTGCTGTAAAAGTGTTGAGTGATGGAATTAGGATTGATACGATTGATAAAAATATAAAAGTTACAACTGTTCAGCCTGGAATTGTGGAAACTAATTTTAGCAATGTGAGATTTCATGGGAATATGGAGCAGGCTAAAAAGGTTTATGAAGGAGTCGAAGCACTAAAGCCTGAAGACATTGCAAATACGATACTTTATATTGCAAATCAGCCAAAACACGTACAAATTTCAGATATTACGATAATGGCTACAAATCAGGCGACTGGATTTAATATTTATAGAAAAAAATAA
- a CDS encoding ribosomal-processing cysteine protease Prp, which translates to MIKIEIQRQNNRITYFKIKGHADFSGFGEDVICAAVSSVGQMTINGLIETLKLQEKLEYVEKDGLITCDLKESELTDEELEKADILIESMYSYLKAVARSYSEFVRLEEKIEKK; encoded by the coding sequence ATGATAAAAATAGAAATTCAAAGACAGAATAATAGAATAACATACTTTAAAATAAAAGGACATGCAGATTTTTCAGGATTTGGAGAAGATGTAATTTGTGCAGCTGTTTCATCAGTAGGACAAATGACAATTAATGGGCTTATTGAAACTTTGAAACTTCAAGAAAAGTTGGAGTATGTTGAGAAAGATGGACTTATTACTTGTGATTTGAAAGAATCTGAATTAACTGATGAGGAACTGGAAAAAGCGGATATTTTGATTGAATCAATGTATTCGTATTTAAAGGCGGTTGCAAGAAGTTATAGTGAGTTCGTGAGACTTGAAGAGAAAATAGAAAAGAAATAA
- the rpmA gene encoding 50S ribosomal protein L27: MLLKLNLQLFASKKGQGSTRNGRDSNPKYLGIKKYDGEAVKAGNIIVRQRGSKFYAGTNAKLGKDYTLFALTDGYVKFEKFGNGKKRVSIYPERAEA, encoded by the coding sequence ATGTTATTAAAATTAAACTTACAGTTATTTGCCTCAAAAAAAGGACAAGGATCAACTAGAAATGGTAGAGATTCTAATCCTAAATATTTAGGAATAAAAAAATATGATGGAGAAGCTGTAAAAGCTGGAAACATCATTGTAAGACAAAGAGGAAGTAAATTTTATGCTGGAACTAATGCAAAATTAGGAAAAGATTATACTTTATTCGCATTAACTGATGGATATGTAAAATTTGAAAAATTTGGAAATGGTAAAAAAAGAGTAAGTATTTATCCTGAAAGAGCAGAAGCATAA
- a CDS encoding ammonium transporter: MDTASVVFILFSSALVLFMTPGLAFFYGGLGRRKNVINTMMMVILPIAIAVVMWFLVGYSLAFSGNGKFIGNFGNVLLRGVSETASTKGYKIPDAAFALFQMMFSIITVSIATGAVTGRIKFAPFLVFAPIWLIFVYYPLAHMVWGGGLLAKMGALDFAGGDVVHISSGVSGLVLATIIGKRREFTRTEYRPHNVPFVLLGTGILAFGWLGFNAGSALEANSTAIHAFITTMLSLAAATCSWVIIEKLSNGTPTLVGTSTGLVAGLVAITPGAGYVSYGSAILMGFLVSPICYFAISSLKHKLQYDDALDAFGCHGVGEIFGGIATAIFTTPSLTPEKGNFGLLYGGTHLFGATVAAILITAIWAGTFTFVIIKVIGVFLPLRATDREEAVGMDDSEHKETAYPTFMGLDS, from the coding sequence ATGGATACAGCAAGTGTAGTTTTTATTTTATTTTCATCAGCATTAGTGCTTTTTATGACCCCGGGACTAGCATTCTTTTACGGAGGTCTGGGACGAAGAAAAAATGTCATTAATACGATGATGATGGTTATTCTTCCAATTGCTATTGCAGTTGTGATGTGGTTTTTAGTGGGGTATTCCTTAGCATTTTCTGGAAACGGGAAATTTATAGGAAATTTTGGAAATGTTTTATTACGTGGAGTCAGTGAAACAGCAAGTACAAAAGGATATAAAATTCCAGATGCAGCTTTTGCATTATTTCAAATGATGTTTTCAATAATTACGGTAAGCATTGCAACAGGTGCCGTAACTGGGAGAATAAAGTTTGCGCCGTTTTTAGTTTTTGCTCCAATTTGGTTAATATTTGTTTATTATCCTTTAGCTCACATGGTCTGGGGCGGAGGACTTCTTGCAAAAATGGGAGCATTAGATTTTGCTGGCGGAGATGTTGTTCACATCTCATCAGGAGTGTCTGGACTTGTTTTAGCGACAATTATTGGAAAGAGAAGAGAATTTACAAGAACCGAGTATCGTCCGCATAACGTGCCTTTTGTACTGCTTGGAACAGGAATTTTGGCGTTTGGCTGGCTAGGATTTAATGCAGGTTCAGCTCTTGAAGCAAATAGTACGGCGATTCACGCTTTTATTACGACAATGTTATCACTTGCTGCGGCAACATGCTCTTGGGTAATTATTGAAAAGTTAAGTAACGGAACTCCTACATTAGTTGGAACTTCAACCGGTCTAGTTGCAGGGCTTGTGGCAATTACACCAGGTGCAGGTTATGTTTCCTACGGCTCGGCAATTTTAATGGGATTCCTAGTCAGTCCAATCTGTTATTTTGCAATTTCAAGTTTAAAACATAAATTGCAGTACGACGATGCATTAGATGCTTTCGGCTGTCATGGTGTTGGTGAAATTTTTGGAGGAATTGCAACAGCGATTTTTACAACACCAAGTTTAACGCCAGAAAAGGGAAATTTTGGACTTTTATACGGCGGAACTCATTTGTTTGGTGCAACAGTTGCTGCCATACTGATAACGGCTATTTGGGCTGGAACTTTTACATTTGTGATAATAAAAGTTATCGGTGTATTTTTACCGCTTAGAGCTACAGATAGAGAAGAAGCTGTGGGGATGGATGACAGTGAACATAAGGAAACCGCTTATCCAACATTTATGGGACTAGATTCTTAA